In Treponema denticola, one genomic interval encodes:
- a CDS encoding DNA-binding domain-containing protein: protein MLKYCLRENLLTPDENDYMAQTADVRSFSLDEIIDLMMEKGSTLTKADTKAALQVYGEVVSALIKDGAAVNTPLMNTSLSISGVFIGATDSFDKKRHSVNLNLTAGPLLKDAAAKIKCEKTEAADTNPYITEVTDIVTGKVNEVLTAGGIIQLVGSRLKFDAKDTAQGIFFVPETGAPVRAAVIAENKPARLMAIIPADLAAGTYYIEVRTKILEGNKSGKTVKTGRFNKALTVAA from the coding sequence ATGTTGAAATATTGTTTGCGTGAGAATCTTCTCACACCGGACGAAAACGACTATATGGCTCAAACAGCCGATGTGCGCTCGTTTTCTTTAGACGAAATCATTGACCTTATGATGGAAAAAGGTTCGACTCTTACCAAGGCGGACACAAAGGCTGCCTTGCAAGTTTACGGAGAGGTAGTAAGTGCCCTTATCAAAGACGGAGCGGCCGTCAACACTCCGCTGATGAATACCTCTTTAAGCATATCGGGCGTATTTATCGGGGCAACCGACAGCTTCGACAAAAAACGGCATTCGGTAAACTTAAATCTTACGGCAGGACCGCTTCTTAAAGATGCTGCAGCCAAAATCAAGTGCGAAAAAACCGAAGCGGCGGATACAAACCCCTACATTACCGAAGTAACCGACATAGTAACGGGTAAGGTAAACGAGGTACTGACCGCAGGAGGAATCATACAGCTGGTAGGAAGCCGCCTCAAGTTCGATGCCAAAGATACCGCTCAAGGCATCTTCTTTGTGCCCGAAACGGGAGCCCCCGTACGCGCTGCGGTCATTGCCGAAAACAAGCCCGCCCGCCTTATGGCAATAATCCCTGCCGATTTGGCGGCAGGTACCTACTACATCGAAGTGCGTACAAAAATACTGGAAGGCAACAAATCCGGTAAAACAGTTAAAACCGGAAGGTTTAATAAAGCCTTGACTGTTGCTGCATAA
- a CDS encoding Rpn family recombination-promoting nuclease/putative transposase: MSNLNRKYKDSVFVDLFSEDEKAKENFLSLYNALHGTHLPLSSPVENIRLDNVMYMNIINDVSCLVDGKIIVLAEHQSTINENMPLRFLEYIARLYEKLQAPTDRYLRKLSKIPTPEFYVFYNGKEDYPETTVLKLSDAFITKPEKVPLELTVQVLNINTDKANKVLAACKPLEEYSLFVEEVRKQTQFDSENGFTNAVKICIEKGILKEYLQRKSREVINMLVAEYDYDTDIAVQRAEERQIAFADGSYQTKLETAKLMKEENCEISFIQKMTGLSKEEVENI; encoded by the coding sequence ATGAGTAATTTAAACAGAAAATATAAAGATTCTGTTTTTGTCGACCTTTTCAGTGAAGATGAAAAGGCAAAAGAAAATTTCTTATCGCTGTATAACGCCTTGCACGGTACACACCTTCCGCTTTCGTCTCCGGTTGAAAATATAAGGCTCGATAATGTTATGTACATGAATATAATCAATGATGTTTCCTGCCTTGTAGATGGTAAAATCATTGTACTTGCAGAACATCAGTCTACAATAAACGAAAATATGCCTCTACGCTTTTTAGAATACATAGCAAGGCTATATGAAAAACTGCAAGCACCTACCGACAGATATTTAAGAAAGCTGTCAAAAATCCCCACGCCTGAGTTTTATGTTTTCTACAACGGCAAGGAGGACTACCCGGAAACTACAGTTCTAAAGTTATCTGATGCATTTATCACAAAGCCGGAAAAAGTGCCGCTGGAGTTGACGGTACAAGTGCTCAACATCAACACAGACAAAGCAAATAAAGTCTTAGCAGCCTGCAAACCGCTTGAAGAATACAGCCTCTTTGTAGAGGAAGTGAGAAAACAAACCCAATTCGACAGCGAAAACGGCTTTACCAATGCGGTAAAAATATGTATAGAAAAAGGAATCTTAAAAGAGTATTTACAGAGAAAATCACGGGAGGTAATAAACATGTTAGTAGCCGAATATGATTATGATACGGACATCGCAGTACAGCGAGCTGAAGAAAGACAAATAGCCTTTGCCGACGGCTCATACCAAACAAAGCTTGAAACAGCAAAGTTGATGAAAGAGGAAAATTGTGAGATTTCCTTTATTCAGAAGATGACCGGTCTCAGCAAAGAAGAAGTCGAAAACATTTGA
- a CDS encoding peptidase U32 family protein — protein MELLSPAGNFEKLDYAWEYGADAAYIGLKNFSLRAKADNFSGEEYKNISLLKEEYKKRGLTKKLYCAINISFHNEDLKNLLEEVKYFKQYPFDAFIVQDLGAARILKENFPDIPLHLSTQANCINYEAVRVYKDLGFSRVVLGREASLEDVREIKQRVPEIELECFVHGAMCISYSGRCLISAYLTDRSANAGECTHSCRWNYKMYSEKGGHFFVEESERKGELFPVEEGENYTALFSSKDLCMIDYLDKMKEAGVDSLKIEGRMKSIYYTALTARAYRKKIDFLNGKISADEAAPFVEELYNTAHREFSTGFYFSSAEANKTTAGESKSPYMLAGKIGKRLSENEYEFISMNKIDSGIPLEYVGPDICSIEDRDYTLLKPDTKEKMDWVCHGHPCIIKTYKPIAEKFLVRCKE, from the coding sequence ATGGAACTTCTTTCGCCTGCGGGCAATTTTGAAAAATTGGATTATGCATGGGAGTATGGAGCCGATGCAGCCTATATAGGATTAAAGAACTTTTCGCTTAGAGCTAAGGCCGATAATTTTTCGGGAGAAGAATATAAAAATATTTCTCTTTTAAAAGAAGAATACAAAAAACGCGGCTTAACAAAAAAACTTTATTGTGCGATAAATATTTCGTTTCATAATGAGGACTTAAAAAACCTGTTAGAAGAGGTTAAATATTTTAAGCAATATCCCTTCGATGCCTTTATAGTTCAAGATTTGGGAGCCGCCCGAATTTTAAAAGAAAACTTTCCCGATATTCCGCTTCATTTAAGTACGCAGGCAAACTGCATAAACTATGAGGCCGTAAGGGTGTACAAGGACTTAGGCTTTTCCCGCGTGGTTTTGGGAAGGGAAGCAAGCCTTGAGGATGTACGCGAAATAAAACAAAGGGTTCCCGAAATAGAGCTTGAATGTTTTGTGCATGGGGCAATGTGTATTTCTTATTCGGGACGCTGCCTGATAAGCGCCTATCTTACCGACCGAAGCGCAAACGCAGGGGAATGTACCCATTCTTGCCGCTGGAATTATAAGATGTATTCCGAAAAAGGCGGACACTTCTTTGTCGAAGAATCCGAACGGAAGGGCGAGCTTTTTCCCGTAGAAGAAGGCGAAAACTATACGGCTCTTTTTTCTTCAAAAGATTTATGTATGATAGACTACCTCGATAAGATGAAAGAAGCCGGGGTCGATTCTTTAAAAATAGAAGGCCGCATGAAAAGCATTTACTATACGGCCTTAACCGCGAGGGCCTACCGCAAAAAAATAGATTTTTTAAACGGAAAAATAAGCGCCGATGAAGCGGCTCCCTTTGTAGAAGAATTATACAATACGGCCCACAGGGAGTTTTCTACGGGCTTTTATTTTTCGAGTGCGGAAGCAAATAAGACAACCGCAGGCGAGTCAAAGTCTCCCTACATGCTTGCAGGCAAAATCGGTAAAAGGCTTTCGGAAAATGAATATGAATTTATTTCGATGAATAAGATAGATTCAGGTATTCCGCTCGAATATGTAGGCCCCGATATTTGTTCTATAGAGGACAGGGATTACACCCTTCTTAAACCCGACACAAAAGAAAAAATGGATTGGGTCTGCCACGGTCATCCCTGTATCATCAAAACCTATAAACCCATAGCCGAAAAATTCTTGGTAAGGTGTAAGGAGTAA
- a CDS encoding leucine-rich repeat domain-containing protein, with protein MKQSNSRWAVNLTALVLAAGLLMGLFTGCFGLMGPKNDDTGIFYVSSEGIIYGYKCKKEELPANLVIPDKIGNQVITEIGFYAFSDCTGLTEVKLPASLTKIGDSAFKGCTGLTSIDLSGCTSLTEIDSFAFEGCTGLTEVKLPASLTAISGFSGCTGLTSIDLSGCTSLTKIGSFAFKGCTGLTEVKLPASLTAISGFSGCTGLTSIDLSGCTSLTKIGSSAFEGCTGLTEVKLPASLTAISGFSGCTGLTSIDLSGCTSLTEIDSFAFKGCTGLTEVKLPASLTGIGNSAFKDCPIETLYINCNIEDSIINNLTKEASVKEHLKNLKLGEEVRTIGGDAFNGCTGLTGELKLPASLTKIGYSAFEGCTGLTEVKLPASLTEIDWSAFEGCTGLTSIDLSGCTSLTKIGSSAFEGCTGLTEVKLPASLTKIGKKAFDGCTNLNRAVFANTTGWAVYGEYNVKYTDIDQSDLADPEKAANYLRYRYTVYNWKKN; from the coding sequence ATGAAACAAAGTAATTCGCGTTGGGCAGTAAATCTTACTGCATTGGTATTGGCAGCAGGTCTGCTGATGGGATTATTTACGGGATGTTTTGGTCTAATGGGTCCTAAAAATGATGATACCGGTATTTTTTATGTCAGTTCGGAAGGAATCATATATGGCTATAAGTGCAAAAAAGAAGAACTTCCTGCCAATCTGGTAATACCCGATAAAATAGGGAATCAGGTTATTACCGAAATAGGCTTTTATGCTTTTTCAGACTGTACGGGTTTAACCGAGGTAAAACTGCCTGCAAGCCTTACCAAAATAGGCGACAGTGCTTTTAAAGGCTGTACGGGCTTAACAAGTATAGACCTATCCGGCTGCACAAGTCTTACCGAAATAGACTCTTTTGCTTTTGAAGGCTGTACCGGCTTAACCGAGGTAAAACTTCCTGCAAGCCTTACTGCAATAAGCGGTTTTTCAGGCTGTACCGGCTTAACAAGTATAGACCTATCCGGCTGCACAAGTCTTACCAAAATAGGCTCTTTTGCTTTTAAAGGCTGTACCGGCTTAACCGAGGTAAAGCTGCCTGCAAGCCTTACTGCAATAAGCGGTTTTTCAGGCTGTACCGGCTTAACAAGTATAGACCTATCCGGCTGCACAAGCCTTACCAAAATAGGCTCTTCTGCTTTTGAAGGCTGTACGGGCTTAACCGAGGTAAAACTGCCTGCAAGCCTTACTGCAATAAGCGGTTTTTCCGGCTGTACGGGTTTAACAAGTATAGACCTATCCGGCTGCACAAGTCTTACCGAAATAGACTCTTTTGCTTTTAAAGGCTGTACCGGCTTAACCGAGGTAAAGCTGCCTGCAAGCCTTACAGGAATAGGCAACAGTGCTTTTAAAGACTGCCCCATCGAAACGCTTTATATAAACTGCAATATCGAAGATTCAATTATCAACAATCTTACAAAAGAGGCTTCTGTAAAAGAGCACTTAAAAAATCTTAAGCTGGGAGAGGAAGTTCGTACAATAGGCGGGGATGCTTTTAACGGCTGTACTGGTTTAACCGGCGAGCTGAAGCTGCCTGCAAGCCTTACTAAAATAGGATACTCTGCTTTTGAAGGCTGTACTGGTTTAACCGAGGTAAAACTGCCTGCAAGCCTTACCGAAATAGACTGGAGTGCTTTTGAAGGCTGTACCGGCTTAACAAGTATAGACCTATCCGGCTGCACAAGCCTTACCAAAATAGGCTCTTCTGCTTTTGAAGGCTGTACGGGCTTAACCGAGGTAAAACTGCCTGCAAGCCTTACTAAAATAGGAAAGAAGGCTTTTGACGGCTGTACAAATTTAAATAGGGCAGTATTTGCAAACACAACCGGTTGGGCTGTGTATGGTGAGTATAATGTTAAATATACCGACATAGACCAAAGCGATTTAGCCGATCCTGAAAAGGCTGCCAACTATTTACGCTACAGGTATACTGTGTATAACTGGAAGAAAAACTAA
- a CDS encoding alpha/beta hydrolase fold domain-containing protein yields the protein MQNELKDLRELKKKFKKAVLSQRYTIDELRIAYDDILYSPHVPNNVDLSEADYRGIKTDILKPDMAVSGRVILYIHGGSFISGTKKAYRSFCAGLAHEASADLYLPEYKTAPEHPFPAALEDVYKVYAKLIESHTADPANLILAGDGAGGGLILSLIHYLKNKHLPLPALLVLFSPWADLSCSSEGLSVNRKKDFVFSQAALFGAAHLYTEEKNLTNELVSPIFGNFENFPPVFIQCGGNEILLDDSIRLCEKIEKAGGMAVLDKIDGMPHLFQAVPDYFSNAHIAVEAVGKKITGFFDKGSVIENKAD from the coding sequence GTGCAAAACGAATTGAAGGATTTACGCGAATTAAAAAAGAAATTTAAAAAGGCCGTTCTATCTCAAAGGTATACGATAGATGAACTTCGTATTGCTTATGACGATATTTTATATTCTCCTCATGTGCCTAACAATGTAGACCTATCGGAAGCCGATTATCGGGGAATAAAAACCGATATATTGAAACCGGATATGGCTGTTTCAGGAAGAGTAATCTTATATATACACGGGGGTTCGTTTATAAGCGGCACAAAAAAAGCTTACCGCTCCTTTTGTGCGGGGCTTGCTCATGAAGCTTCTGCCGACCTATATTTACCCGAATACAAGACAGCCCCCGAACATCCCTTTCCTGCCGCCCTTGAAGATGTTTACAAGGTCTATGCAAAGCTTATAGAATCGCACACGGCAGATCCTGCAAATTTGATTCTTGCAGGAGACGGGGCCGGGGGCGGCTTGATTTTGTCCCTTATTCATTATTTGAAGAATAAGCATCTTCCCCTGCCTGCCTTGCTGGTTTTATTTTCGCCTTGGGCGGATTTAAGCTGTTCAAGTGAGGGCTTAAGCGTAAACCGAAAGAAAGATTTTGTTTTTTCTCAAGCTGCTTTATTTGGGGCTGCTCATTTATACACGGAAGAAAAAAATCTTACCAATGAGCTTGTTTCTCCTATTTTTGGAAACTTTGAAAATTTCCCTCCCGTTTTTATTCAATGCGGAGGTAATGAGATTCTTTTAGATGATTCGATCAGGCTTTGCGAAAAAATAGAAAAGGCCGGAGGAATGGCCGTGCTCGATAAAATTGATGGTATGCCGCATTTGTTTCAGGCCGTTCCCGATTATTTTTCCAATGCTCACATTGCGGTTGAAGCTGTCGGAAAAAAAATAACCGGTTTTTTTGATAAGGGCTCGGTGATAGAAAATAAGGCCGATTGA
- a CDS encoding 5'-nucleotidase C-terminal domain-containing protein produces MKNSKFFKAVGFVVIVLILSAAFTGCETESHDVSGQYAGIEANAPANQVDILLFNDFHGNVAEDTRPGKGKNAGMAKMIGYVRTAGMENPNTIVVAGGDNYQGTAISNLTYGAPVSAMMRAMDVKVCAVGNHEFDWGSNRMTKWQKDGNFTFLAANIVEKKTGKPVSWAKPYAIIKKGNYKIAFIGLAHPDTAVLTSAEHVSGLEFTDPVKTGQEWVNYLLAGKAKEGKPDAIIALTHIDSFQEDGQISGNAVKLTEIKGLDAVLSAHSHRTVSGNVNGIPILQAYCYGRAVGKLSITFGSENKIAKIESAVDEIYKHKDSLIEDEKGKALFAKYDTELKPIMGEVIGVAEGEFTHERSEKGSNTLLGAWAAEVQRQLGKADIAIQNGGGLRRTLAAGNITVGDLYEIMPFDNYLVVFDLPGSEIKKAIDHGIMNPNITDGQFAGLRVEYDGRKPFENRITKITLMDGTPLDMNKKYRVVVNSFMFTGGDSYDFSKATNSAESVSIRDALIDAIKKAKTIKPIPVDYIKDISK; encoded by the coding sequence ATGAAGAACAGCAAATTTTTTAAAGCCGTTGGCTTTGTTGTGATCGTTCTCATCCTGAGTGCCGCCTTTACAGGATGTGAAACCGAATCCCATGATGTAAGCGGCCAGTATGCGGGAATTGAGGCAAATGCCCCTGCAAACCAAGTCGATATTCTTCTTTTTAACGACTTTCACGGAAACGTTGCAGAAGATACCCGTCCCGGAAAGGGAAAGAATGCCGGTATGGCTAAGATGATAGGCTATGTCCGCACTGCCGGAATGGAAAATCCTAACACCATCGTGGTTGCAGGAGGCGATAACTATCAGGGAACAGCCATATCCAATCTTACCTATGGAGCTCCCGTTTCGGCTATGATGAGGGCTATGGATGTAAAAGTCTGTGCCGTAGGTAACCATGAATTTGACTGGGGTTCAAACCGCATGACAAAGTGGCAAAAGGACGGAAACTTTACCTTCTTGGCTGCGAACATTGTCGAAAAGAAGACGGGAAAGCCTGTGTCCTGGGCAAAACCCTATGCAATCATCAAAAAAGGAAACTACAAGATTGCCTTTATCGGCTTGGCTCATCCCGATACGGCCGTGTTGACAAGCGCTGAACATGTAAGCGGTTTGGAATTTACCGATCCGGTAAAAACAGGCCAAGAATGGGTAAACTATCTATTGGCAGGAAAGGCTAAAGAAGGCAAGCCCGATGCAATTATCGCCTTAACCCACATCGACTCATTCCAAGAAGATGGGCAAATCAGCGGAAATGCAGTTAAACTTACCGAAATTAAGGGCTTGGATGCTGTTCTTTCGGCTCACAGTCATCGAACAGTTTCAGGAAATGTAAACGGTATTCCCATACTTCAAGCCTATTGTTACGGCAGGGCTGTAGGTAAACTCAGCATCACCTTCGGAAGCGAGAACAAGATTGCAAAGATTGAATCGGCAGTCGATGAAATTTACAAGCACAAAGATTCTCTTATCGAGGATGAAAAAGGCAAGGCTCTCTTTGCAAAATATGACACGGAACTGAAACCTATTATGGGTGAAGTAATCGGTGTTGCCGAGGGCGAGTTTACCCATGAAAGAAGCGAGAAGGGAAGCAATACCCTTTTGGGTGCATGGGCAGCTGAAGTTCAACGCCAATTGGGAAAGGCCGATATAGCCATTCAAAACGGAGGAGGCTTACGACGAACCCTTGCAGCAGGCAATATCACCGTAGGCGACCTTTATGAGATCATGCCCTTTGATAATTATCTCGTTGTTTTCGATCTTCCCGGTTCTGAGATTAAAAAGGCAATCGATCACGGTATAATGAATCCTAATATCACCGACGGTCAGTTTGCAGGTTTAAGGGTAGAATATGACGGTAGAAAGCCTTTTGAAAACAGAATCACAAAGATTACTCTTATGGATGGAACACCCCTTGATATGAATAAAAAATATAGGGTTGTTGTAAACAGCTTTATGTTTACGGGAGGAGATTCCTACGATTTTAGCAAGGCAACAAATTCTGCCGAAAGCGTATCTATAAGAGATGCTCTCATTGATGCCATTAAAAAGGCTAAAACAATTAAACCCATACCTGTCGATTATATTAAAGATATAAGCAAATAA
- a CDS encoding YibE/F family protein → MKRIFLFIVSLLFFNLYAEDTGQTSSENLSQDMEKKYDGLSSYYSTYINAPESQVVKAKVIEIVYDDTKENRPDIPIESDFRYQHLKIKILTGKHRDEVYTIRNTIELAIPYKLIFKVNEKLILQLDEDETGKVNNLRIYERARDYKVYALIFIFAAVLIFVGKKNGLKALISLGLTIGLIFGIFLPLILQGHNPILWAIIICSLASVITLFIISGRNNKTYTAILGTIGGVIIAGLFAFVAGKILRLSGLGNEDAQMLAFVPQYRKIDYQGLLFAGIMIGSLGAVMDVAMSISSSMWEIVAVSPKIPNKQLIKSGMNIGRDIIGSMSNTLILAYVSTSIPVLLLFIIFSHGFTEIINLEILSAEILRAVSGSIGLICTIPITVNLVNIFRKN, encoded by the coding sequence ATGAAGCGTATTTTCCTTTTTATTGTAAGCCTCTTATTTTTTAATTTATATGCAGAAGACACAGGGCAAACTTCCTCTGAAAATTTATCTCAAGATATGGAGAAGAAGTATGATGGCTTAAGCAGTTATTATAGTACCTATATAAATGCTCCCGAAAGTCAGGTCGTTAAGGCTAAAGTTATCGAAATCGTTTATGACGATACAAAGGAAAACCGCCCCGATATTCCGATAGAGTCGGACTTCCGTTATCAGCATTTAAAGATAAAAATTTTAACAGGAAAGCATAGGGATGAGGTTTATACAATCCGGAATACTATAGAGCTCGCCATTCCTTATAAGCTTATTTTTAAGGTAAACGAAAAGCTCATCTTACAGCTTGATGAGGATGAAACAGGGAAGGTAAACAACTTGCGCATTTATGAGAGGGCAAGGGACTATAAGGTCTATGCTCTTATTTTTATTTTTGCAGCGGTTTTAATTTTTGTCGGTAAAAAAAACGGTCTAAAGGCTCTTATCTCCCTAGGGCTTACCATAGGCCTGATATTCGGCATTTTTCTTCCCCTTATCCTTCAAGGTCATAATCCTATTCTTTGGGCTATTATAATTTGCAGTCTTGCCTCCGTCATTACTCTTTTTATTATTTCGGGGAGGAATAATAAAACCTATACGGCTATTTTGGGAACTATAGGCGGGGTTATTATAGCAGGCCTTTTTGCCTTTGTTGCAGGAAAAATTCTAAGACTTTCAGGTTTGGGAAACGAAGATGCTCAAATGTTAGCCTTTGTTCCGCAGTACCGTAAAATAGATTATCAGGGACTTTTATTTGCCGGCATTATGATAGGCTCCCTCGGAGCCGTTATGGATGTAGCTATGTCTATTTCTTCATCGATGTGGGAGATTGTAGCTGTAAGCCCTAAGATACCGAATAAGCAGCTTATAAAATCGGGGATGAATATAGGGCGGGATATTATAGGCTCAATGTCCAATACGCTTATTTTAGCCTATGTTAGTACATCGATTCCCGTGCTTTTACTCTTTATCATTTTTTCGCACGGGTTTACCGAAATCATAAATTTGGAAATTTTATCGGCCGAGATATTGCGTGCCGTCTCCGGAAGTATAGGTTTAATCTGTACGATTCCCATAACCGTCAACTTAGTAAATATTTTTAGAAAGAACTAA